The Pricia mediterranea genome includes a window with the following:
- a CDS encoding response regulator: MYDAIYLVDDFEIVNILHRLLLRKLGLEGRAREFTDPELALEDLRHALYGDQRLLILLDINMPGLNGFEFLEHMVKEGFPPSIDVVVVTSSVSEGDMEMAKKFPQFVRDFVVKPLGLGKLEEILKRSFGP, from the coding sequence ATGTACGATGCAATCTATTTAGTGGACGATTTCGAAATAGTGAATATCCTTCACCGTTTACTTTTACGAAAATTGGGGCTGGAAGGAAGGGCAAGGGAATTTACCGACCCGGAACTGGCCCTGGAAGATCTGCGGCACGCCCTTTATGGGGATCAGCGCCTGTTAATCCTATTGGATATCAATATGCCCGGGCTCAATGGTTTCGAATTTTTGGAACATATGGTAAAGGAGGGCTTTCCGCCCAGTATCGACGTGGTCGTGGTGACCTCTTCCGTTTCGGAGGGGGACATGGAAATGGCCAAAAAGTTTCCGCAATTTGTCAGGGACTTTGTCGTCAAACCTTTAGGTCTCGGAAAATTGGAAGAAATCCTGAAACGATCCTTTGGGCCATGA
- a CDS encoding porin family protein codes for MQKLLILIFLFLNLLNFYGQDRSSNFGFKAGIDYGKYTPDKNSIDYKYKFGFYAGGFFNIPLEEKLEFQPELLFALQGSRIFIRGLNIPNFDYKGNPIPNPNTYEFTYEVNELTISIPLAIKFYPFKNFYLESGPQFGIIVDRNLNTSQQLLSRGDDRFIIREGDPFDFGVTLGFGLKLSERLSLNLRSYSGLIKRDDDIKSFVFNLGIEYSLKYIVDR; via the coding sequence ATGCAAAAGCTTTTAATTCTGATTTTCTTATTCTTGAATTTATTAAACTTTTACGGTCAGGACAGGAGTTCGAATTTCGGATTTAAGGCAGGAATTGATTATGGGAAGTATACTCCGGATAAAAATTCAATAGATTACAAATATAAGTTTGGATTTTATGCAGGAGGATTTTTTAATATCCCATTAGAAGAAAAACTGGAATTTCAGCCAGAGCTTCTTTTTGCATTGCAAGGGAGTCGAATATTTATTAGAGGTTTGAATATTCCTAACTTCGATTACAAGGGTAATCCAATACCCAATCCCAACACTTATGAGTTCACTTATGAGGTTAACGAATTGACTATATCGATACCACTTGCAATAAAATTCTATCCTTTCAAAAACTTTTATCTTGAAAGCGGTCCGCAATTTGGAATTATAGTTGACCGAAATCTGAATACTTCACAGCAATTGTTGAGTAGAGGAGATGATAGGTTTATAATTAGGGAAGGAGATCCATTTGATTTTGGGGTAACCCTAGGATTTGGTCTAAAATTATCAGAAAGGCTATCCTTGAACTTGAGGTCATATTCTGGACTAATAAAACGAGATGACGATATTAAATCATTTGTTTTCAATCTAGGAATTGAATATAGTTTGAAATACATTGTCGATCGGTAA
- a CDS encoding response regulator: MHHKDNTYDTVLIVDDDPIVNLVHQKVLGKVGIANEIRSFTDPREALPYLYTELARCGRSILVLLDINMPEMSGFEFLDSASMYQQNGNVLHVLVVSSSIAKGDMEKGLCNDLVGGYIQKPLTGPQVLDFVKKRSSLSA, from the coding sequence ATGCATCACAAAGATAATACTTACGACACCGTACTTATTGTCGACGATGACCCCATCGTCAACCTGGTACACCAAAAGGTCCTAGGAAAGGTCGGCATCGCCAATGAAATACGGTCCTTTACCGATCCCCGGGAGGCCCTGCCATATCTGTATACCGAGCTCGCCCGCTGCGGAAGGAGCATATTGGTGCTCTTGGACATCAACATGCCCGAAATGAGCGGCTTCGAATTTTTGGATTCCGCCTCGATGTACCAACAAAATGGGAACGTACTGCATGTGCTCGTGGTCAGTTCCTCGATAGCGAAGGGAGATATGGAAAAGGGGCTCTGCAATGACCTGGTGGGCGGGTACATCCAAAAACCGTTGACCGGTCCCCAAGTTCTCGATTTCGTCAAGAAGCGTTCTTCCCTGTCCGCCTAA
- a CDS encoding zinc-dependent alcohol dehydrogenase, with protein sequence MKALCYHGREDVRIDNVPDPKIEDQKDIIIKVTSTAICGSDLHLYGGLVPTMKENDILGHEFMGEVVEIGSEVNKFKKGDRVVIPFTIACGNCEYCDDDKFSLCDNSNPNAELCKENLGHSISGLFGFSHMLGGFSGGQAEYVRVPYADVGPIKVPDSLTDEQSLFLSDIFPTGYMGAENADIKPGDTVAIWGCGPVGQFAIQSAWMLGAGRVIAIDVVKERLDMAERHSNAEVIRTVDAEEVYARLMEMTDGRGPDCCIDCVGAEAHGAEGFNTDIEKSQPNALSQIFKSCKKAGNVSIPGVYVGKVDGLPMGIAMNKSLNLQMGQTHMQHYLEPLLQKVVEGKIDPSFIITHRMKLDEAPKAYDMFRNKKDKCVKVVLTP encoded by the coding sequence ATGAAGGCACTATGTTACCATGGAAGGGAAGACGTCAGAATCGATAATGTCCCCGATCCCAAGATCGAAGATCAAAAAGATATAATAATAAAGGTGACCTCTACCGCTATATGTGGCTCGGACCTTCACCTTTACGGTGGGCTTGTCCCCACTATGAAGGAGAACGATATACTCGGCCACGAGTTCATGGGCGAGGTCGTCGAAATCGGCAGTGAGGTGAACAAATTCAAAAAAGGGGACCGGGTGGTGATACCTTTTACTATTGCCTGTGGGAATTGTGAATACTGTGACGACGATAAGTTTTCCCTGTGCGACAATTCGAATCCGAACGCCGAACTGTGCAAGGAAAACCTTGGACATTCCATTTCGGGGCTTTTCGGTTTTTCCCATATGTTGGGCGGATTTTCAGGAGGACAAGCGGAGTATGTAAGGGTTCCCTATGCCGATGTCGGTCCGATCAAGGTTCCCGATTCCCTCACGGACGAACAGAGCCTTTTTCTTTCCGACATCTTTCCTACGGGATACATGGGCGCGGAAAATGCGGACATTAAACCAGGGGATACTGTCGCAATCTGGGGATGTGGTCCCGTAGGCCAGTTCGCTATCCAAAGTGCATGGATGCTGGGCGCGGGAAGGGTAATCGCCATAGATGTGGTAAAGGAAAGATTGGATATGGCGGAAAGGCACAGCAATGCCGAAGTGATAAGGACGGTCGATGCCGAAGAAGTATATGCCCGATTGATGGAAATGACCGATGGTAGAGGGCCCGACTGCTGTATCGATTGCGTAGGTGCCGAGGCCCATGGTGCGGAAGGTTTCAACACCGACATCGAAAAGTCCCAACCGAACGCGCTCTCGCAAATTTTCAAATCCTGCAAAAAAGCAGGTAACGTATCCATTCCCGGGGTCTACGTAGGTAAGGTCGACGGCCTTCCGATGGGCATTGCCATGAATAAATCCCTTAACCTCCAGATGGGGCAGACACATATGCAGCATTATCTTGAACCATTGTTGCAGAAAGTTGTCGAGGGCAAGATCGACCCCTCCTTTATCATAACACATCGAATGAAATTGGATGAGGCTCCGAAGGCCTACGACATGTTCAGGAACAAGAAGGACAAATGCGTAAAGGTCGTTTTGACACCTTGA
- a CDS encoding PAS domain-containing protein produces the protein MPINILSRNRTISFTNIRKGIKASFTIAALFSVFLVLCIGFFINERKNDSGIINMAGRQRMLGQKLATDIHLTGSDGRALAETENDAELWDSIHNALRYGNLELGVRKSENPEIIRLFEEISPYQQKLYLASLSTGPARPGGPVYGDIRRWNDRYQAGMDRIVDELQADAERGMSVLKYIVAFLISLFLLLIFGLYRILVKPIIKIVKTLSDEREERAEQIRSILENTSDLIWSLDLDRKLLSFNSAFSKAILEQTGTAPVIGSPILRDPYPEEILRKWESMYEKAFSGRSFSTEIRSDREDGTSYIEVSLNPIYGPQGRVTGCNVFSRDVTERAETYKKLARSEKYLKEAQRIANLGNWNWDMASNGIYWSDQLYQVFGQDPETFRPDYGSFLEIIHPEDREAFTEDVDNCIENGAPLDIVHRIVMGDGGIRYVHQRGRTHYHRGRPVRMAGTSQDVTGLENARLRIMRQYNELENFVYIISHNIRAPISTLQGLVDIFEPGNAASNVQVIDYIGSTVDTLDRTIKDLNHALSLKDISEDTFGKVDLEEVVRDICDLLARDIKVSGARIDHDFSRAPDAFGVRSYFTNILYNLVLNSITHKVDERDPYISIRSRRTAMKGTEIVVSDNGKGMALTEGAHKKIFDMYGRLSGKSEGRGMGLYLVRTQVETMKGSINVRSEPGKGSIFTIVFDSIHEPQS, from the coding sequence ATGCCGATCAACATCCTTTCCCGCAACCGGACAATATCCTTCACCAATATCAGAAAGGGCATAAAGGCCAGTTTTACCATTGCCGCCCTTTTCTCCGTTTTTCTGGTGCTCTGTATCGGTTTTTTCATCAACGAAAGGAAAAACGACTCCGGAATCATCAATATGGCCGGCCGTCAGCGCATGTTGGGCCAAAAGCTGGCCACGGATATCCATCTTACGGGATCCGACGGCCGGGCCCTGGCCGAAACCGAGAACGATGCGGAACTGTGGGACAGTATCCACAACGCCCTGCGGTACGGTAATTTGGAACTGGGCGTACGAAAATCCGAAAACCCCGAAATTATCCGTCTTTTCGAAGAAATTTCACCTTACCAGCAAAAGCTGTACCTGGCCTCCCTGAGCACGGGCCCGGCAAGACCCGGCGGTCCGGTATACGGCGACATCCGACGATGGAACGACCGCTATCAGGCCGGGATGGACCGGATCGTAGACGAATTGCAGGCGGACGCCGAAAGGGGCATGTCCGTTCTCAAGTATATCGTAGCTTTCCTGATCTCCCTGTTCCTCCTGCTCATCTTCGGGCTGTACAGGATCTTGGTAAAACCCATCATCAAGATCGTAAAGACCCTTTCGGACGAAAGGGAGGAGCGGGCGGAACAGATAAGGTCCATCCTGGAGAACACCTCGGACCTTATCTGGTCCCTTGACCTTGATCGGAAACTTTTGTCCTTCAATTCCGCATTTTCCAAGGCCATCCTAGAGCAGACCGGAACCGCCCCGGTGATAGGCAGCCCGATATTGCGTGACCCCTACCCCGAGGAAATCCTGCGGAAATGGGAGAGCATGTACGAAAAGGCGTTTTCGGGAAGGAGCTTTTCTACCGAGATCCGGTCCGATAGGGAGGACGGTACCAGCTATATCGAGGTTTCCCTAAACCCCATCTACGGCCCGCAGGGACGCGTAACGGGATGTAACGTTTTCAGCAGGGACGTGACCGAACGGGCCGAGACCTATAAAAAGCTGGCGAGGAGCGAAAAATATCTGAAGGAGGCCCAGAGGATTGCCAACCTGGGCAACTGGAACTGGGACATGGCCAGCAACGGGATATATTGGTCGGACCAATTGTACCAGGTCTTCGGACAGGACCCCGAAACCTTCCGCCCCGATTACGGGAGCTTTCTGGAGATCATACACCCCGAGGATCGGGAGGCCTTCACGGAGGATGTGGACAACTGCATCGAAAACGGGGCGCCCCTCGATATCGTACACCGTATCGTAATGGGGGACGGCGGCATCCGCTACGTACACCAGCGGGGACGGACCCATTACCATAGGGGCAGGCCGGTCCGGATGGCGGGCACCTCACAGGACGTTACCGGGCTCGAGAACGCCAGACTCCGTATCATGCGCCAGTACAACGAACTCGAAAATTTTGTATACATCATATCCCATAATATCAGGGCGCCCATCTCGACCCTGCAGGGCCTGGTGGATATCTTCGAACCCGGCAACGCCGCATCCAATGTGCAGGTCATCGACTATATCGGCTCGACCGTGGATACGCTCGACAGGACCATCAAGGACCTGAACCACGCCCTGTCCCTTAAGGACATATCGGAGGACACTTTTGGGAAAGTGGACCTGGAAGAGGTCGTACGGGATATCTGCGATCTTCTTGCCCGGGACATCAAGGTTTCCGGGGCCAGGATCGATCACGACTTCTCGCGGGCCCCCGACGCCTTCGGGGTCAGAAGCTATTTTACCAATATCCTGTACAACCTTGTGCTGAACTCCATCACGCACAAGGTGGACGAGAGAGATCCGTATATAAGCATACGGTCCCGGCGGACCGCTATGAAGGGCACCGAGATCGTTGTGTCGGACAACGGAAAGGGTATGGCGCTAACGGAGGGGGCCCACAAGAAAATCTTCGATATGTACGGCAGACTGAGCGGTAAGTCGGAAGGCAGGGGGATGGGACTGTACCTGGTAAGGACACAGGTGGAGACCATGAAGGGCTCCATAAATGTAAGAAGCGAACCCGGCAAGGGCTCTATCTTCACGATAGTCTTCGACAGTATACATGAGCCACAATCCTGA
- a CDS encoding PAS domain-containing sensor histidine kinase: protein MISKRPDRVLNFLEGGGEMGQIIRDKNWASTELGIPENWPLALKFAIGTMLKTAFPNFIFWGKDYRCFYNDAYRPSLGIEGKHPFILGQKAEDAWPEIIDTIKPLLDSVWETGEPTWSENQLIPFYRNGRIENIYWTFSYSALINDDGAIGGILTTCAETTEAVENLQKLELREKNLKNKSEQLQLALDVAEMAIWEMDPQTKIAVGDERFRKWHGLPQTGDFNLEESMDRIPAEHRETIKNALDQSTSNTHGRLDIEYPIYDPETEKERIVRAKGRTRFDQEGCAVRTIGVLQDISEIVRARTKLENFSKKLENQVAQRTMELQDANTELTLYLEKLKRTNTELESFAYVSSHDLKEPLRKIQMYTSRIQEPGNENLSDTDKKYFAKIIGAASRMRALIDDLLAFSRTDVDQADFAPTDLNTILAEVLDDLSVEIERKGASINSDQLPTVESVPFQMRQVFGNLLSNALKFARDARPKVKITAEVLPEREVEELGWHAEGVTYHKVSIEDNGIGFAEGMETKIFEVFQRLHGKSDFEGTGIGLSIVKKIIDNHNGVISADSVEGKGSTFTIIIPEIHGRGVQG from the coding sequence ATGATTTCTAAAAGACCTGATAGGGTGCTTAATTTTCTCGAAGGCGGTGGCGAAATGGGCCAAATAATTAGGGACAAAAACTGGGCCTCGACCGAATTGGGAATACCGGAGAACTGGCCCCTGGCCCTTAAATTCGCTATCGGAACCATGTTGAAAACAGCCTTTCCGAATTTCATTTTCTGGGGGAAGGATTATCGCTGTTTTTACAACGACGCCTATCGACCAAGCTTGGGTATTGAAGGGAAGCATCCTTTCATCCTAGGGCAGAAAGCCGAAGACGCTTGGCCCGAAATCATAGATACCATCAAGCCATTGTTAGACAGTGTCTGGGAAACCGGGGAGCCCACTTGGAGCGAAAATCAACTGATTCCGTTTTATCGCAACGGCCGCATCGAAAATATTTACTGGACATTCAGCTATAGCGCCCTAATCAACGACGACGGGGCGATCGGGGGAATCTTGACCACTTGTGCCGAAACCACGGAAGCCGTAGAAAATCTGCAGAAATTGGAATTAAGGGAGAAGAACCTGAAAAACAAATCCGAGCAATTACAGTTGGCCTTAGATGTGGCCGAAATGGCAATTTGGGAGATGGATCCGCAAACAAAAATTGCGGTCGGGGATGAAAGGTTTCGGAAATGGCACGGTTTGCCCCAAACCGGAGATTTTAATCTGGAGGAAAGTATGGACCGCATTCCAGCGGAACATAGAGAAACTATAAAGAACGCCTTAGACCAATCAACCAGCAATACCCACGGGCGGCTCGACATCGAGTATCCCATTTATGACCCTGAAACAGAGAAAGAACGAATCGTGCGGGCAAAAGGCCGAACACGCTTCGACCAAGAGGGGTGTGCCGTACGCACTATCGGAGTTTTACAGGATATCTCGGAAATTGTCAGGGCACGAACCAAACTGGAAAACTTCTCCAAAAAATTGGAAAATCAGGTAGCGCAACGGACCATGGAGCTTCAGGATGCCAATACTGAACTGACCCTATACTTGGAAAAATTAAAAAGGACCAATACCGAATTGGAGTCCTTCGCCTATGTATCGAGTCACGACCTAAAAGAACCCCTGCGTAAAATACAGATGTACACCTCTAGGATACAGGAGCCGGGGAACGAAAATCTTTCGGATACCGACAAGAAATATTTTGCGAAGATCATCGGAGCGGCTAGTCGCATGCGCGCTTTGATCGACGACCTTTTGGCCTTTTCGAGAACGGATGTCGATCAGGCGGACTTTGCACCTACCGACCTGAATACGATTTTGGCGGAAGTGTTGGATGACCTATCGGTCGAAATCGAAAGAAAAGGCGCAAGCATAAATAGTGATCAATTACCCACTGTAGAAAGCGTTCCCTTTCAAATGCGTCAAGTTTTCGGCAATCTACTGAGCAATGCCTTAAAATTCGCCAGAGATGCGCGACCCAAGGTTAAAATAACCGCAGAGGTCCTCCCAGAAAGAGAGGTCGAAGAACTAGGATGGCACGCAGAAGGGGTAACCTACCACAAGGTTAGTATCGAAGACAATGGCATCGGTTTTGCCGAAGGCATGGAAACCAAAATATTCGAGGTATTTCAGCGGTTACATGGCAAAAGTGATTTCGAAGGTACGGGTATCGGACTATCGATTGTCAAGAAAATAATCGACAACCACAATGGGGTCATTTCGGCCGATAGCGTCGAGGGAAAGGGTTCTACGTTTACTATTATAATCCCCGAAATACATGGTCGCGGAGTTCAGGGATAG
- a CDS encoding response regulator, whose product MIYDLIYLVDDLDMVNHLHRILLKRFGAEERVKVFTDPKRALGDLRTRSGEDLRILILLDINMPEMSGFEFLDRMVAGFFPYNIDVVVVTSSLSGSDRALANRYPRYVRDFVVKPLQMEKLGDILSGDSGSDRTFPESGFG is encoded by the coding sequence ATGATATACGATCTGATCTACCTAGTGGACGATTTGGATATGGTAAACCACCTGCACCGCATATTGTTGAAACGATTTGGGGCGGAAGAAAGGGTAAAGGTGTTCACGGACCCCAAAAGGGCCTTGGGCGACCTACGTACCCGCAGCGGGGAAGACTTGCGGATATTGATCCTGTTGGACATCAACATGCCGGAGATGAGCGGCTTCGAGTTTCTCGATCGGATGGTGGCCGGGTTCTTTCCCTACAATATCGATGTGGTCGTCGTGACCTCTTCCCTTTCGGGTTCCGACAGGGCACTGGCGAACCGGTATCCCCGATATGTAAGGGACTTTGTCGTCAAGCCCTTGCAGATGGAAAAACTGGGGGACATCCTATCGGGCGATAGCGGCTCGGACCGCACCTTCCCGGAAAGTGGCTTTGGCTAG
- a CDS encoding DUF6747 family protein yields the protein MKTALLIKEIYTAGFRNLGHFIVRKYFKVFSWFCFAMFAVVLYAFVFRLATGFAFD from the coding sequence ATGAAAACAGCTTTACTTATCAAGGAAATCTATACCGCAGGATTTCGGAATTTGGGCCACTTCATCGTTAGGAAGTATTTCAAGGTATTCTCATGGTTCTGCTTTGCAATGTTCGCTGTCGTACTGTACGCGTTTGTTTTCCGGTTGGCCACGGGATTTGCCTTTGACTAG